AAAAACACTCAACCACTCTACACAAGCTTTTGGGGTGGAAGATGAGGAACAGACCGCAGCAGTTGGCTGAGGACTTTTATGGGGTCAGAATTGAGTTATCCAAGCTGGGACATGGTCAGGGGACTGGGCCCACCAGTCCAAGACTGTAACAGGACCCCATGTCCGCAAACACCCAACGCCTTGGTTTTGCATCTCCTCCGGCAGACAGCCCAAGGGCCAGTGGGTCTCCCGTTGCTTTGCACAGGACAGACACCTCCTACGTCAGCCACCAATTTCTTACGAGACCTGGGCTCTTCACAGCAGCACTGTCCCACACAAGCACTGACCCATCAAACATACAAGGTGGTTGCTAGTGCACACAGAGCATTTGTGgccgcagcccagccctgggacTGCACGTGTTGGGCCATACTCCTTGTACCCCACCTCTCCCTCACACCCGTCCCCAGCTGCTGTGGCACGAGGTCCAGCTTCGTCGTCTCCCTCGCCCACCTCTGATACTAGAGCATGGGAGAGGGACGGCACCTTCATTGTAATCGGGGCCTAAAGGACACAGATCCTCAAGGGCCTAAAGTGCAAAAAGCAGGTCAAGTTAAGAAGAAACACGTAGTAGTTTTACTGTTTCCAAGTACACGAGCAAGGatcctctccctgccctcaccCACCCTGCCAGGGTTGGGCAGGGGAGGTCAGGGCATGGGAAATCATCTCCTCAGCCAGAGCCACGTGTTGATGAGGCAGGCAGAGATCAGCACGGAGTAGACCAGGGCCTCCTTCTGACGCCAGGCGTTGCACTGCTCCTCCAGCACGCGGAGCCTCCCCGAGATCTTCGTCAACTGCAAGGGAAGCAGCGGGGCCGCTGTCAGCCCTGCAGCAAAGTGCAGGACACTGGCTGCAGCCCAGAGGCGTGGGACAGCAAGCGACGGAGGGATGGGAGCTGCCTTCTCCCTCAGGTCTTCCTTTTCTAGAGCAGCAGCTGTCTTTGAAGGGGGAGAATTAGCAGCAGTACCTCAGCTCCTGAGCAGATGCTTCAGGAAAAAGCCCTTCCCACGAGAAGAGCATCTGAGCCGTTTACTGCCAGCAGATGGAGGGGTCTGGCTGTCTCCTGTAGCCCTACAGCCCCTCAGGGCAGGAGCTTGGTGGGTCAACAGACATACAAGCCCTCCCCTGCTTCTCCATTCGCAGCATCAGCCAGGACTAGCTTGGCAACACCAGCCCATCAGGACTGAGCAACAGACCCCTGGAGCCCCTCCACCCACCCTCCCATGGCTTCCACAGGAAACATTTGCAGCCCTTCACCCCCATCTCACCTGCTTCCTCATTGCCGCCATCTCAGCCACCCCAGCCTCCTCCAAGGCGCTCTCTGGGCCTAGGCCAGCCtcctgggagctggggaaggaaaacagagatgcAGACAGACAAACACTGCTCAAGAGGTGCAACTGCCTTCCCACACACGTGGCACTGCCACGGCGAGCCGAGCCATGCAGGTAGCGTGTGCGTGCCCAGGATGTGCTGCCGGGATGCAGCATCAGGAGAGAGGAAACAGCACCTGCACAGCACGTACTCATCTCTTCCTAACCCCCACCATGCATATTTATACCCCTCCACCACGCACCCCATAGTGATCACAACAAAACATACAGCACATGCCATGACAGACAACAGGGAACCTGCATGCTTGTATTTCTTTAGGGGTCCAAGAGAGAAAACATATTTACCGAGCATCCATTCTTTGTAGCCAGAGGAATTCGTTAAGGGTTGGATAAAACATCTTTAGAGCCAGTCAGGTAAATACGTATCACAGGGCCAATGCCGAAATGGAGGGATGATCTCATTTACATCAGCAGGTGAGGATCCTGCTGGTGGGAAGCAGCCATcaacggcggggggggggaactaTCTGAGCAAGTGCATCAGCCAGCAGAAAAGGGTCCTGTTTGCCGAGACAAGGATTTCTTCCTCTCCAGTATCTCCAGGTACCACAAGCTCACTTCCCCCAACTCCCCAGACCTAAAAAAGTATCACTTTTTGCTCTTAAAGCACATTTTACCTGCAACTTGAAACATAAACAAGCAACCCCAGCATGCACCACTTTCTTCCATCCGTGGAAGGAAAGAGGCCACCACTGGGATTAGCTGCTGTACTGGCAGAGGCAATACAGACCGTGGATCTCCAGGGCATCCCCTGGAGACACAGGCTTGCTGCAGGGCCCACAGCACTGAGCCACAAAATAAAGCCACAAAATAAAAGTAGATCCACACTGAGAAAAATCAAAATTGCCACGTTCGGTCTGTTGTTCCCATCATCACAGACTAGCTCTACATCAGTTCTGCTATAATCAAAAGTCCCCTATGCACACCAATAACTCGCATGGGCACTTGCTGATACCGTATGGGTTAATGAGTGTCTAACACCACTCCTTCGGAGACTCTGGGGACGAGACAGTATTTATTCCTGTTTGCAACATGATGCTGATCTTGCTGAAGACAAGCCATAACAGCATGCAGAGGAGATTCAGTGGATCTCTGAAAATATGTTTGTGAGATAATACCTTCACATAATGTAGCTGCAGTGTAAAATGAAAgtcacaacagaaagaaaatccaaTTTCTCACAGCACAGAGCCATTAAAAAAGGACACATCCTGCAGCTTTTGATTGAAAAATCCCAGTTGATACAGAACACCCTTCAGAGTAGAGACTAGAAATTACCTTCTGATGACTCATACCCTTCAAGAGGTCACTGTCAGGCAAATATTCCAGTCTCTGTCCAAGACCAGACTTCTCTTTACTAAAATTTCAGGATAAACAAGTcagctcagtcttttttttttttttttattgttgcatAAGGGTACAAAGTTGTTGTATCGAAGAGATACCGTATGCATCTAAAGCGATGCAAAGTACCAAGAAGAGGTGTTTCAAGGTGGCTGGCTTCAAAGAGACATCAAGACCTGGGGAGAGGCCTGGGACTCACCCCACTGTGTTACAGCAGTCTGCAAGCTACCACCTCTCATGGTACCATGGCCTAAACCTCCTCTACTGCtgatgggaggagggagaaggtctTACGTAGCCACTAATCAGACCTGTTGGCATGCCtagacttcatttaaaaaaaaaaaaaaaaaaaaaaaaaaaaaagcgacaTTTGAAGACAGTCAGCCTACTGTGGTTAAAAGCAGGGACATCACTTTGCATCATCCGCTGCATCATCCGCAGGCagaagccagctctgctgcctgcacctccgcgccagctggggagggaaggcaggatgTGCCACTGATGGCACTGATGATGGATGCTCActctcctccctttctgcctGGAGGCTTTGCTCAAGGAGAATTAGAAGTATTTAGACATTCCTCTGGGGGCTCAGCAGCCTTAGAGCAGTGGGGACACCTTAAGGCTGCAATGATGTCTTTGAACACATTAAATTTACTGTACGTACACAGATAAGAGTGTGGTGGAGATAGTTGCTCCAGCACATCCAGAGAGATTGAGGTCATTGCATACCTATTCCAGTGAGTACACAGGCATACTGCACCCTGGCCAGGGGCATCGGCTATGGGATGAGTAACTCAGTGCAGCCAGTTCGTGGAAAAAGGTTAATTAAGAGTGACCAAGATACAGCCAAGGGTGCTGGGAGCCTGCAGAAGAGGGTGTCTCAGGGACAGGACCTGGGTCAGGCCGTCTGTTCTGGATTTTGATTCCCTTCACACATTTCTCTCCATCAAGCTATTAAGGCATGCAGAAAAATTAGCACTTGCTTAGCAGTGAAGAGCAGCTGTAATCCCAGCAATGTCACAGGCGGCGTTCAATCACTTGGGGTGCCTGGGGGATCGGTGTTACACCAAGCAGGAGACACAAGCTGGGCTGGGTTAGCAGGGTGCACCCAGGCTGGCTGCACCAGGCGTCCCCGGGCCAGGCACCCAGAGCTGGCAGACAGGACAGGCGAGAAGGAGAGTCTGGGGCAGATATGCAGGACCATCCTGCTCCCACGCCCTGCAGCCTGCGGTTTACAGAGCTCATGCCTGGCTCATGCCTTAGCAAGGCAAAGGCAAGTCCTTGCAGAATGACAGGGAGGTGGCTCAAGACGAGCCAAAGTCACCTGGACGGCACTGGGTCTTGCCGAGAGTCCTGGACACGGTGGAAGAGCACCTGGCCCAGGAGGTACATGGTCTGGAAGATGTTCTGCATGGAGTAGATCCTGCCCGTCTCTGTGAGGAGTGGGAGTGGGGCACTGCGCGCAGGCGGGGGGCACGCGTCCGGCCTGGGGTGCACACAGAATCACGCCTGTTATTTTCTGGCCTCGTACAGCACAGGCACAGCCTGGCATTTGGCGGTGCCCTTcatcccttcagcagctccaagCACCTCTGGGCAATGCCACTGGCACCCAGACCCCCACGTCACCAGGTGGGAGAATCCCCTACAGCAGCCCTCAGGCTCCGAGGCAGTTGCCTGACTCCTCCAAAGCCAAGCCATGGCCCTGTGATAACCAGAGCTTCACCAGCTGCCCTCACAGGGGTTGCAGAAGGCAGACCTCTTGCCACCCAGGACAACCCTGGACTTCTAGGGGGAAAGGTGGCTCTGCTCCGGGATTAAGTTAGAGACGACTTCTCCACTGGAGAGACTCCAGAGCCCCAGGCCATGAGCAGAGGATCACTATCACCATGATACTGCTCATAGGCTACACTCAAAGAGCTGAAAAGCAAGTGTGCTCTTAGCCCACCCTGTCTGCACAGCACCACAAGTTTTAACAACCCTTTCAGAAACTCAGTTAAGCCCTGGTGCCTCATTTGCCCGTGGTCACCTGCCCATAGCCCCCAGCACTCTGCCATGCTGGTGCTGGAACAGGGGAGCACATTGCAAAGCACCAACGGGAAGATGGGCAGAGCCAGAGAGACCGGGACAAGCCAGGCAAGGACCGACAGCACTCCCAGCCTGCTGCAAGAGGGGACATGCTCTCCCATGTGCATCTCAGCAGAGAGCTCATCACCCTGGGGACCAACACAGCTGCCTTCAACACTGCCTGGCACAAACCTCTCTGACACCAGAAGCCATGTTCCTCTTGTGCAAGAGTAGGACTTGCCAGGCATTGCCTTGCCCCAGTCTGGAtaccccccaccccggggcacCGACACCAGAGAGCATCAAAGCAGCACAGACAACAGGGGATGCTGATCCCCATCCACCCCGCACGGCTCTGGGTTTGTGCTCACCGCTCATGGTGCTGGCCTGGGCTGCGCAAGGCCAGCTGGGTACAGTCACTTGGAGTCTTCTCCCGCCGCGACCTGCTGCTGTGATGGCCCTGTTGGCATCAAACACAACTGTGTTAGCACAGAGATCCTGCACAGGGTGAGCCCAGCCCGCTGCCACGCATGGTCTGCAGTGCCAGAAGCCTGTCAGCAAAGGGAAAGCCCTCAGTGGTGGGAGCGCTACGTGAGCCCCAAACCTGGTGAACTGatgctggggtgggtgggaagaCATGGTCGGAGCAGGGTGAGGGTCACCAGCAAGGACCCTGCTGATCTGATCTCTATTCagataaaaaaatcctgaacctaATGCATTCGGGAATGGCTCTTGAATCTCAGGGAAGTGAAAGCACTTGAGAAGGCAGatcagcagctccagcagccatACCAAGCCTTTGCCTGCCCATGTCAGGGGCCTCTCTttgaattagttttaaaaaaaaaaaatctgctttcaacTCTGACACCAGAACCCTTTATGCTGCAATGATGAAACAGCTCCATCACGTACTTCATCCAGGAGAAACAGTAGTTGAAAAGGGACTTCAAAAGTAGCAGAAGGAGGTTGTTGGGGGACTGCACCTACCTCAGCCTATCTCCTGCTCACAAAATGCAGTAGGACATCTGGCTGAATGGGTGTTCCAGCACGCAGGTGTGTACTGGTTATGGGACAGAAACAgatcccaccacccccaccccctcactCCTAGGACTACTAGGAGGAGGTAGCAATCTGGAAGATGAATTCTGGCTTGGGCTGATAACAGACCTCTGGAGAAACCCAGTGCTGGGATTGCTCCCCTTCCCACCACAGGCAACACCATCTGCTCTCAATATAGTACCGATCTTTTGCGTTTCTGGGAGCTTGATCTGCTGGCTACGTGCAGAAAAGGGAGCTCCCCGAGGTGGGTGGGCTGCGCAGAGGAGTCCGGGGACATGTGCACCACGACAGAGGGGACCTTCCTCTGCTGGTTCAGTGGGATGGGCCTCAAACTGGCATCTGATATTTCTacagagaggagagagggaagaattaaaccAACCCAAATGCCCTCAGGACAGGAGAGAAGAGAGATCCAACCATATAGGAGAGCCAACCCCATGTCTAGTCCCAGACGTACATCAAAAAACATGTCCCGCAGCTGTGAGTGGCGGGACAGCCCGGAGAGGCATGGACTGGAAGGCAACCAGACACACTGCTCCAGGAAAGTGAAGTTTCGGAGCTGTTTTTCAAAGAGATAGGGACATATGTCTCTGCATGCCAAAGCAGGGAGCCTACTAAAGGCCAAGAGGGAACTGTAAGAGATGTAGAGGGAAATACCTCCACATTTTGCTCCTCACCTTTTGGAACTAAGACACCTCCTGCCTTCTGTTGGTCACCTTTGCCCACCTCTCCCCAAGCATCTCCCCAATGTCCTGTCCTACCTTTCGGAAGAAAGCTGACTACAGTATCTGCCCCGTCCTCTCCTCTTGCAAAGCAAACCTGGGGACTTTATAAAGGGATCCTACTCCCTAGGATGTTGTAGAACCCAACCAGCCTTCAGCCACCCCAAAAGACAACCCAGGACATTACCTGCAAGAGAAATCCTATCAGGGATGTGCATCCGAAAGGAAGGAGGGACATCCTCTGTCACTGGCTCCTCATCCACAGGGCTGAAGCTATCTGCTACCTTCAGCCTGTTGGGAACCTGCATCCTTTGATTGATGGCTTCTGTGAAGAGCAGGTCACAGCGGACTCGGTTCAGGTCCAGTCCCCAAAACGGCCACATCTTTTTTGATTTCCTCAGATTGCTTAAGCACCCTGGGGTTTCACATATTGGAAAAGAAAGCTGAGTGAAAGTGGTAGCaagcagctcttccaaactggcACCTGCACAGGGACAACATACTTGCTATAAGACAGCTAAAATACAGGCAGAAACAACCCAAAAGACAGACACCATCAGAGTTGTCCCAGAGAACAGGGTGTCCCACGAAGCCCAGCTGGCGGGGGCAAGGGTGCAGGACCACTACAGGTGCAAACTCCTGCCCAGCAGggtgagaaaggagaaaactTCTACATGTCCTGGGAGCAGAGCATGAGCTTAGCACCTATTGCCTCAATTGACAGCAAGGAAAGGGCAATAGTTCAGCACACCTGTGGAAGAAGAGCGATTCAGTATACCctaaaaactaatgaaaaaataattattctccATCCAGAAGTAAAGTTTTTTGGAGGGCTGGGAGCACATTTTTACATTCATACaactttaaggaaaaataaggtTTTCTAGAAACAAAACACACGTTTTGGTGATAAGATCCCAGGTTACCACAGGAAAAACTGAGCACTAAACTCTTCCTCGACACACACATTCGCTTCAGTATCCCCCAGGACCATACCCCTTTCCCCACCCAATCCAGCACCCATCTCCTTGAGTGACCCACACCAAGCTGAACAAGATGAACTTTGCCCTGAGCAGAGCTGCCAGACACTGAAACATCCTcctggaggggaaggaaaagcacaCATCAGCTCCCCCAGGCCAGTGCCGGCTCGGCTCTCTTCCAGGAGAGGACTGGCACTGAGGAGGGACACAGTTCCCAGCTCTCATGGCTCCTGGTGGTAGCcaacagcaggagcaggacaTGGGACATGGACATTATCTGGGGCTTTGCAGCTGCTCAGGACGCACAACTGCCACATGCCTCAGCTTCCCCTTAGCCAAGTCCCAGGGCTCTGAGAAGTGCTCCGGGGCCACAATGTCCTAACACTTTCACTGAGCAATGCAAGCAGAGGGCAATCAATGTACATTTTTGGGATAGGAGCCCCAAAAAACACCTTCCTGGCTCCCAGCACTTGCACTCTTTTTCTCAAAAAGCTGCAGCCAAGGAGAAAACCCCAACAAGCAAGGGCTGCTGAGGCTGACAGACCGCAGCGCTGCCCCAGCATCCCAGACGTGCCACATGCATGCGCAGCTCCCCTGCACCCTCCTTGCTGCCACCCTTTGAGCTCACCATGCCCAAAAAGGTCCCCCTTTGCTTCCAGGTCAAAATCTCCAGCATAAGAAGGGCTGCCTGCACCGGCACAGCCCAaacaggcagaggaaggagaggttTTCCTATTCAAAGCTCAAGGGGGGGGAAACGGGAGGAGGCGAGCAAGCAGGAGCATGCAGAGGCCCTGCCTTCTTTGATCACGTCCAGGGTCTATATTTAGCAGCCAGGTCTCTGACACTGCTTTTCCAGCCCACCAGGCTGCTCCAAGccggcagcagccagggctgcccacTGCCACCCTCGCTGCTACTTCTCAGGGTACTTCGGACCCTCTCGCTtgccccagccccctgccaccCCCTGGGATATCACCcaggggagaggagcagagggaaatCCCTGGGAAGGAGCACCGCCACCCAAAGCCTGAAGAACCACAGGAGACATGGCCCCCGAGCCACTGATCCCGtcccctgcagcagctgggccCTGTAACTCCAGGTACACGAGGGTGGCAGAGCCGGCTCCACGTCTGCAGTAACGAGCACTTCCAGTGAACACCTGCCTCACgctgctctctcctcctctgtcattAAAAACCTTTCAATTAAAGAGACAGAAATTTGCCCAGCATCAGCTGTGGCAATTTCCTGCTTCCAGCCACACAGAGATGAGATCCCTGTCTCTGCAACCAGGTCTGCCCCAGAGGGGCTGTCAGAGACACGGTGCACGGGggcacagcagccctgggctgccccaCACCTCCACCACCCTGCCCAGACCCAACACTGGCATGGGTGACACCAACCCGCGGGTGTCACAACACACATGCAGCCTGCTTCTCCCCAAAACCTCAAAGAAAGTGGATTTTTGCAGGAACCCCCCCACTCGAGAGCAGGGCAGTAAGTCTCGGGAAGGTCCCAAAGTGGTGTCAGTCCCACAGGTGAAACCCGCATGAGACACCCAGCCCCACAGTCCACCACCATGGAGACCACCGGGTTTCTCCTTCACATTTTTGGTGCTTTAGAGGAGTGAACACCCTGTGTTCCTTTCTCAGCCGTCTCTCTGGGAAACCAGAATATATTAACAACAATAAATCTGGAGAGGGCAGATCGGTTCATTTTCTAATCACCTATGAAACTGGTGCAGCTCCCAAAGAGCGGAGGGATGGGAGTGGAGTGAGAAGCAGGCTCTGAGAGACTAagctattaagaaaagaaaaaacaatcagcTGTCAAAACCTATAAGAACAAAATGCTTAAGTGGCTGGATTTCCTCCTTTAACTTTCTTTAGGGCTTTTTCTAGCTATTGCCAAGCAACCCCCCCTCGCCAGCGGAAGACGACTGCTTCTCAGCCTCTGCTTTGGCACTTCTCCTTGCATTTGCAGCGACAGGGAATTTCCGGCTCACTAAGCCTGTGAGTAGGTTTAAGTCCTGCAAGCCAGGAAAACCTGCCCTGGGGAGGGAAACCCCACAacctccctctctccatccctccccagccCAAGATACTCCACACAAGGCAGGCGAGGGtaccagcctgctccagcacccccccccgccccttcacCTCTCAGGATGGGATGCTGGAGTGAGCAGCCCTCTGCTAGAGGAGCTGACCTCACTCGCAGCTCTCCCCTTCGGCTTGAGGCTGTACCTTGTCGCGACAGAGAGGGGCTAAGAGGGAAGGGAACGGGTTTTGTCACCCGGCTCAGCTCCTGCCGCCTGCCACCGCCACGCAGAGCTGGGGGAGGACTCCTCTGCCACCCGGGTCCCCGGGCCTCGGCCTAGGGATGCGCGGAGGAGCAAAGGGCTCCGGGGATCCCAGACACAGCACcaccgcggcgggggggggggggggaagtgctgaGAAACTCAGTTCCACGGGACACGCGTGAGAGGAGCGGGCCACCCACgggggggatggggacgggagcggggctggggggcggcTCAAGGGCACGGAGGGCTCCCATGCCCTCCCAGGGGAGGCATcccgcccctcgcccccccccggGACGCCCCAGTGCCTCCCGCCGCCGGAGGCGCTCCGCCACCGGGGCTGCCCGCGGAGCCCAGCCCCGTCCCGACCCCGGCTCCGGCACCCACCGGCTTTGCAGCTTGCtaattgggggcgggggggcacttactttttctttttttttttttttttttttttttttgcagtccaAGGCAACCGTCGGACCTGTAAACAGCCGCGCCCGCTGCCAGCCGGGGCGGGGACGGTGTCGGTGTCGGCCGGGTCAGCCCCCGGCAGCCCGCCCTCCCGGCAGCACGCCCGCCGCGCTTAAAGCCGCAGCCGGGGTAATTAACGAGCTGCGACTCATCAGCGCGGCACCTCTCCGGGGGCagtgcccgcccccccccccccccccgcgggtcAGCCTCTCCCAGCACCGATCGCGAAGGTAAGAAGTTTGGCGGAGCGAAAGCATGGCTCCTGCCAGGGCAAATCCGGGGGACAGAGCAAACCCAGGAGCTTCCCCAGGTCCCCCTCGTCCCCACGCACACGCTGCCCAGCGATGTTTGCAGGCAAACCAACCCGCGCTTCAGGGTGAGGGCTCAGCCCGTCTCCTCTTGGCACCCCAACGCTGCTGCCCGTGGCAGCCCCAGCCACAGCATGTCCCCATGCCACGGTGGGAGCCCGGGCAGGAGCGGAGACGGCGGCCATCCAAGTGGCAAGCTGTGCCAGAGCTAATCTCTCCTGTCTCGGTGGAGTTCGCAGCGATAAAATGGTCCGTTTGGGATGAACGACAGTTTTAAACACTTCTGAATGGGGACAGAGTCCGAGACCTGACcataaaatctggttttgaaaGGGCTTAAAATAAATCCCACGCTGCCCTAGCGTTCCTATTTAGAGGGGATTATCTAAGAGGTTTAGGAGCACACAGAGGAACAGCAAGACAACTTGTGCACCTAAATCCCCTCAAAGACCTTGGGAAATCCCTCCGCACTTCACCCACCAACTGGTCAGGGCTCACAGGACACCCTCCAGCTCTCACCGAGAGTTGCACCACATGCCCAGGGAAGTCAAAGGCTCCTGTCGGATGTGTGGGGTTTgt
This region of Harpia harpyja isolate bHarHar1 chromosome 18, bHarHar1 primary haplotype, whole genome shotgun sequence genomic DNA includes:
- the FATE1 gene encoding fetal and adult testis-expressed transcript protein isoform X1, coding for MWPFWGLDLNRVRCDLLFTEAINQRMQVPNRLKVADSFSPVDEEPVTEDVPPSFRMHIPDRISLAEISDASLRPIPLNQQRKVPSVVVHMSPDSSAQPTHLGELPFLHVASRSSSQKRKRSGHHSSRSRREKTPSDCTQLALRSPGQHHERPDACPPPARSAPLPLLTETGRIYSMQNIFQTMYLLGQVLFHRVQDSRQDPVPSSSQEAGLGPESALEEAGVAEMAAMRKQLTKISGRLRVLEEQCNAWRQKEALVYSVLISACLINTWLWLRR
- the FATE1 gene encoding fetal and adult testis-expressed transcript protein isoform X2, which codes for MWPFWGLDLNRVRCDLLFTEAINQRMQVPNRLKVADSFSPVDEEPVTEDVPPSFRMHIPDRISLAEISDASLRPIPLNQQRKVPSVVVHMSPDSSAQPTHLGELPFLHVASRSSSQKRKRSGHHSSRSRREKTPSDCTQLALRSPGQHHERSQEAGLGPESALEEAGVAEMAAMRKQLTKISGRLRVLEEQCNAWRQKEALVYSVLISACLINTWLWLRR